A DNA window from Pseudomonas resinovorans NBRC 106553 contains the following coding sequences:
- a CDS encoding carbon-nitrogen hydrolase family protein encodes MSLAVIQMVSQDDVLANLASARRLLEQAAEGGARLAVLPENFAAIGRRDLAQLGRAEALGEGPILPWLRQTARDLRLWIVAGTLPLPPDGRPEDKPNACSLLIDEQGERAARYDKIHLFDVDVTDNRGRYRESDDYAHGAEVVVADTPVGRLGLTVCYDLRFPELYGALREAGAELISAPAAFTAVTGAAHWQVLVRARAIETQCYVLAAGQGGTHPGPRETFGHSAIVDPWGRVLAEQARGEAVLFANRDATEQAAIRQRMPVSTHRRFMTPATPGPARTE; translated from the coding sequence ATGTCCCTTGCCGTGATTCAGATGGTTAGCCAGGACGATGTCCTGGCCAACCTCGCCAGCGCCCGGCGCCTGTTGGAGCAAGCCGCCGAAGGCGGTGCCCGGCTGGCCGTGCTGCCGGAGAACTTCGCCGCCATCGGCCGCCGCGACCTGGCCCAGCTCGGCCGCGCCGAGGCCCTGGGCGAGGGGCCGATCCTGCCCTGGCTGCGCCAGACGGCCCGCGACCTGCGCCTGTGGATAGTGGCCGGGACCCTGCCGCTGCCGCCTGACGGTCGCCCCGAGGACAAACCCAATGCCTGCTCGCTGCTGATCGACGAGCAGGGCGAACGGGCGGCGCGTTACGACAAGATTCACCTGTTCGACGTGGACGTGACCGACAATCGGGGCCGTTACCGCGAGTCCGATGACTATGCCCACGGCGCCGAGGTGGTGGTGGCCGATACACCGGTTGGCCGCCTGGGCCTGACCGTTTGCTATGACCTGCGCTTTCCCGAGCTCTATGGCGCCCTGCGCGAGGCCGGCGCGGAACTGATCAGCGCGCCCGCGGCCTTTACCGCCGTCACCGGGGCCGCCCACTGGCAGGTGCTGGTACGCGCCCGCGCCATCGAAACCCAATGCTATGTGCTGGCGGCCGGCCAGGGCGGAACGCACCCCGGGCCAAGGGAGACCTTCGGCCATTCGGCCATCGTCGATCCCTGGGGTCGGGTCCTGGCCGAACAGGCCCGCGGCGAGGCGGTATTGTTCGCCAATCGCGACGCCACCGAACAAGCGGCCATCCGGCAACGCATGCCGGTCAGCACCCACAGAAGATTCATGACGCCGGCCACTCCTGGGCCGGCGCGTACGGAGTAG